GGCAGCTCGCGGGAGTTGCGTCACTCGGCGCCTTGGCCAGCGCCTTCGGCCGGTACCAGCCCTACCCGCGGCTGGCCCGCATCCTGGCCATGGTGGCGGCCGCGCTCCTCATCTCCGGCGGCGCAGGCGCATTCATGGGGGCCGCCGGCGTCCCGATCGCCCTGCAGATCGTGGCCCTTTCATTGCTCGCCGGCATCGCCGCACACCTCTTCTCCGCGTTCGGCATCACCGGCCCGGGCGCGGTCATCCTGGTCTTCGCCGCCTCCGCCGGTTCCGGCTATGCCCACACTTTCGACGCCGTACCGCAGGTCATCGCCGCCATCGCCGCCGGTGCCGCCGTGGGTTGGCTGGTGGCCATGGCGCCTGTGCTCGTGGCGCCCATGGGCCCGGCCAGGCTGGCGGTTGCCCGTGCCATCGCGTCCGTCCTCCGTCTTGGCACGGACCGGCTTGGCACGGACCGGCTTGGCACGGACGACGCCGGAACCCGCCCGGGTGCCGCAGCCGTCCCCTTGCGCCTGGCCCGGGAGTCGGTGGCACTCAGTGCCGGAGCGGTGCGTACCGGCAGCCGGCGTGCCCTTCGGCTGCAGCGCGAAGCCGATGCCCTGAACCAGCTCCTGGACGAGGCGTCCAGCGCGCGGACGTTGGGCGGCCCGGGCCGGGCAGCGGCGCTGGAGCGCCTGGCCAGGCACGAGTCGGAGTTGCGCCGGACGTGGCGCACGCCGGCCGTGGCCGCATCCGCGGCAGCGGGAGGCCATGCCGCCCCGCATGGCTTCGTCGCCGCCGCAGGTGGCCGCATCGGTTCGCGTGAGGGCCGCAGCCGGGCCCTGCGCATGGCCGCCGCCTCGGCGCTGTCGGGATGGGCCGCCGTCGGGCTTGGCCTTGAGCATCCGTTGTGGGCCTCGATGGGCGCGGTGGCGGCCTTGCAGGGATTGAACTACAGCGTGACGGTCCAGCGCGGCATCCAGCGGCTGCTCGGCAATGTGGCCGGTGCCGTGCTGGCGTTGGCGCTGTTGTCCGTCCCGCTTGGCTTTTGGCCGTCCGTGGCGTTGGTGGTGGCGTTCCAGATGCTCGCCGAACTGCTGGTGCTCACGAACTACACGCTGACGACCATCGCCGTGACTCCCATGGCGTTGATCATGACCGGGCTGGGTTCCCATCTGGGCCCCGATGCCGCAGTCAGCCGCGTCGCCGACACGCTGGTGGGTGTCGTGGCCGGCGTTCTCGTGGCGGCCTTGAGCATCCCGCTGTCCGACCGGGCGCACCTGGCCCACCGGGAGCCCGCAGGCTGATTTCTGGGGCGTTGGGGATTCCCTGGGCCTTCAGGAGAGGCAAGGGCAGAACGCGTGGCCCCCGGATCCAGGAAGACACGGAAGGTGGTGCCCGTCCGGTGCCCGGCAGCCATGCAGGTGCGCTACGCGACGGGCGCCAGATCCATGACCCCCGCGAGCAGTTCAAAGCTGCGGATCCAGGCGGCGCGTCCGGTGACCTGCGTGGCCACAATGAGCTCGTCGGCACCGGCCTTCTCGGCGAATGCCTCCAGATATTCGCGGGCCACGGCGGGCGTGCCGACGGCCGAGTAGCGCATCATGTTCAGCACCTGCTGGCCCGCGGGGGAATCCAGCAGCAGGTCCATCTCGGCGTCCGTGAATGTCCGGCCGCGGCCCACCATCGAGGCAACCCGGCGGCGCTTGGCCGTCAGGAACAAGGCGTCTGCCTCCTCCTGCGTGTCGGCCACGATGGCGTTGACGCCGGCGATCACGTACGGCTCCGCCAACGCTTCGGAGGGCCGGAACTCGCGGCGGTAGATCCGCACCGCGTCCTCCAGGGCCTGCGGGGCAAAGTGCGAGGCAAAGGAATACGGCAACCCAAGGGCGGCTGCCAGCCGTGCCCCGAACAGCGAGGAGCCGAGGATGTACAGCGGCACGTTGGTGTCCTTGCCCGGGTAGGCGTTCACGCCGGGAATGCGCGTCTGCCCGGCAAAGTAGGCCTGCAGCTCCTGCACGTCCTGCGGGAAGGTGTCCGCTGCGGACGGGTCCCGGCGCAGGGCCCGCATGGTGTTTTGGTCGCTGCCCGGCGCGCGGCCCAGCCCCAGGTCGATGCGTCCCGGGTGCAGGGTCTCCAGCGTGCCGAACTGCTCGGCAATCTGCAGCGGCGAATGGTTCGGCAGCATGATGCCGCCGGCGCCGAGCCGGATGGACTCCGTGTGGGCTGCGACGTGCGCAATCAGCACACTCGTGGCGGACGACGCGATGGAGGGCATGTTGTGGTGCTCGGCGAACCAGATCCGCGTGTACCCCCACCCCTCGGCCTTTTGTGCCAGTTCCACGGAAGCGGAAAAACTTGCGGCAATGCCGTCGTCGCCAATGTGGGCCAGGTCGAGGATGGACAGGGGCAGGGTCATGGGTATTACCTTTCAGATGGTCTCTCTTGCGGCAACGGCGGAACCGGCCGGCTTATTTCCGCCGGCGGACCTTGCAGCCCATGAAGAACGACGGCGACGCCCGGATGGGCGCGTCTGGCTGGGCAGCCCGGATGGGCGCGTCGGGCTGCGCGCTGCTGGGCGGGCCGCTTCAGGCGGGGGTGGGAACGCTGAGCTGGTCGATGGCGGCGAGCGCGGCGGCGCGGCCTGCCCGGTTGGCGCCAAGCGTGGAGGCGGACGCACCATAGCCCACCAGCAGCAGCCGGGGCTCGCGGGCCACCTTGACACCGTCCATGACAATGCCGCCGCCGGGTTCGCGCAGCTTCAGCGGGGACAGGTGGTCCAGCGCCGCCCGGAAGCCGGTGGCCCACAGGATGGTGTCGGCGGCGAACCGGGTGCCGTCCTCAAAAAACGCCGCATCCGGCGCCAGGCGGCGCAGGGGTCCGCGGGTCACCAGGGTCCCGGCGGCGATCCCGTTTTGGTACTTCGGTGTCAATGGCAGTCCCGTCACCCCGACCACGCTGAGCGGCGGGAGTCCGGCGGCCGTGCGCTCGTTGACGCGTCGTTCCACCTCACGCCCCCAGTCCGGGTTGAACTCGCGGGTGGTGAACGCCGGCGGACGGCGCGTGGACCAGGCGGTTTCCACGCCTTCCGCCGAGAGCTGCAGCAGAAACTGCACGGCAGAGGTGCCCGCGCCCACCACCAGCACGCGGCGGCCCGCGAAGTCCGATGCCGCCTGGAAGTCGTGGGTGTGCAGCTGGCGGCCGGTGAAGGTTTCCAGGCCCGGATAATGCGGCCAGTGCGGCTTGTCCCACGTGCCGGTGGCGTTGATGATCAGGCGGGATGCATAGTCTCCGCGGTCGGTCTCCACCGTCAGGGGCGAGCCGGGCACGGGGCCGGGCGCGCCGTCGTCGTTCAATTCCTGGGGACGGACTGCCCGGACGTTGACGGGCCGGTGGATGGGCAGCCCGAAGGCCTCTTCGTAGCGGCCGTAGTAGCGTTCGACGACGGCCGAGGCCGGTTCGCCCGTGTCTGCGGGCCCCATTTTCATGCCGGGGAGGTCGTGGATCGCGTGTGCGGCGCCCAGGGTCAGGGAGGGCCAGCGGTGCCGCCAGGCCCCGCCGGGGCCGCTGTTGGCGTCCAGCACCACGAAGTCGCGTTCGGGGATGAGCCCGTGCCGGGCCAGGTAGTACGCCGCGGAAAGGCCCGCCTGCCCGGCCCCAATGATCACCACGTCCAGCATGATTTCCTTCCGAAGTCCGATACCTGTGGAACGGGTGGTTCCGGACCCCTATTCCAAACGTGAGGGAGCACACTGCCGGCGGCCCGGGTGCGAAGGCGCCGCATCCGCCGCCCAGACTGCAGCGGCTCCGGCGGCCTAGGCCACACGGTCCGGCACGGCAAAGGTGGTGCCCAGGACCAGGCGCGACGCCGGGAACACGGCGGCCAGCCGGGCCGGGACGTCGGTGAGCTGGAAAAGTTCGACGGCGGCGCTGAACGCCGGTGCCCCGGCCGCGATAAGAATCGCCGTGCGCCGGCTTTTGACGCTGGTGGGCAAGGGCATGTCCTCGAGTCTAGGGGCCCGGGCCGCCTGGGTTTTGGCGGGCGGCGTTCTCTACCTGAGGTGGTGGACCTGCGCAGCCTGCGCCCGCTGGACCGGGAAACGGTCTGCGCCTCCGTCCGCAAGACCAGCAGGGCCGTGGTCCTCGACGACGACTGGCTCAGTCATGGCGTCGGCGCGGAAATCTCCGCCACGCTCATGGAGGGATTCTTCGACTACCTGGACGCGCCGGTCCGCCGCGTGGCCGCAGCGGAAGTACCGCTGCCCTACGCCAAACCCCTGGAACTCGCGGCCCTGCCGAATGCGAACGACCTGATCAGGGTCATCCGCGAACTCCTGGACGCCACCCGTTTCAGGCCGCAAGCAGCAGGCGCCATTGCCACCGATGTTCGATAGGAGGATTCCATGCCAGAAGTAGTCATGCCCAGGCTTTCCGACACGATGGCGGAAGGCGTGCTCAGCCGTTGGCTCAAAAAGGAGGGGGACGCGGTCCGGCACGGGGACGTGATCGGCGAAATCGACACCGACAAGGCCACAATGGAGTTGGAAAGCTTCGACGACGGAATCTTGGAGAAACTGCTGGTCCCGGAAGGCACCACAGTGGCGATCGGCCAGCCCCCGGCAGTCATAGGCGACGGCAGCGGCCGCCCGCAACCAGCGGCTCCCGCCCCGGCCGGTCGCACCGTGAAGGGCAGGCCCCTCCGAGCGGCCAGGACACACAGCCGGCCCAGCCGCCGTCGCCCGCCCCGGACCCGGTGGAGGTCCCGCTGACGCAGATGCGCAAGGTGACGGCGCGCCGGCTCACCGAAAGCGCTGCCGCGCCGCACTTCTACCTGACCTGCGGTGGCCTTGGACGATGGCCTGATTGTCCCGGTGGTCACCGACCCCGATGCCAAGAGCCTGGACCGGATTGACACAGAAACGCGGTCACTGGCGGAAAAGGCTGGAGGACCCACTGCGGATTGTCATCTGAACCGTGGCGCCATGGAACTGCCGGACACCCGTTCCCGGCGAGGGCCGCCAGTGCTAGGCTGGCGCCGTGAGGCCGCTGCGGTATTCCATTAATGTCACCTTGGACGGTTGCTGTGACCACCGTGCGGGGATCCCAGACGAAGAGCTGCACCGCCATGCAGCGGAAAGCATCGCCCGGGCCGATGCACTGCTCTTTGGCCGCGTCACCTATCAAATGATGGAGGACGCCTGGCGGGCACCTTGGCGGCCGGGGACCATGCCCGAGTGGATGGAATCCTTCGCCCGGACCATCGACACAGCGAAAAAGTACGTCGTCTCCAGCAGCCTCGACCGGGTCGACTGGAACGCCGAGCTCGTCCGCGGGGACCTGGAAACATCCGTTCGGGAGCTGAAGCAGGAGTCCGGCAACGGGTTGTTCACGGGAGGCGTGCACCTGCCCATGGCGCTGGCGGAGCTGGGATTGATCGACGAGTATGAGTTCGTGGTGCATCCCAGGCTCGTTGGCCACGGGCCCAGCTTGTTCGCGGGGCTGTCCAAGCCCCTGGACTTGGAACTGGTGGACCGGCTGGAGTACGGCTCAGGCGCAGTGGCCATGCGCTATGAGCCGAGACGGTAGCCGCTTGCAGTCAACGCGCGTGCAGCCCCTTGCCCGGCCCGGTGCTGGCGGATATCGTGTCCGCCATGACTTTCGCGAATGTGGGGACACTGGGCGCTGTTGCGGGTGGGCGCGACGAGCTGGTCTCCCTCCTGACCACCCCCAGTGACACGCGTCAGGCGATCGGATGCCTCGCCTACGAGGTGGGAGTGAATGGTTCTCCGCTGCGGGATTGATTCGATGTGCGCCCGGCCGCGGCTGGCGTAGGATCGCAGCATGGGTACCGTTGGCACATATCTGAGCACCATCGAAGACGCCGATCGCGCCGCACTTGAACGCGTCTACGCGATCGCAAGCGAAATTGTGCCAGAGGCCGAGGAGGGCACCAGCTACGCCATGGCGGCACTGCTCTACCGTGGCAAGGGGCTCATTGCCGTCGTCCAGGCAAGGAAGTTCCTGTCGATCTACCCCTTTAGCGGCGCCGTTATTGCCGCCAATTCCGAGGTGTTGGCCGGCTTCGAAACGACCACCGGCAGCATCCACTTTTCCGCGGAACATCAACTGCCCGACGCCGCCCTGCGCCGCATCGTCGAGGCGCGGCGCGCCGAGATTGACGCAAAGAGCCGCTAGGAAACCGAGGCCTTGACGAGTTCGGCAATCTTCTGCTCCACGGTCGGGCTCCACGTTTGAAGCGCATACGACACCGGCCAGATCTCACCGTCGTCGAGGCGTGCGGCTTCCTGGAACTCGATGGTCGAATACCGGGTGTTGAATTTGCCCGCGTTCTTGAAACAAAAAACAACCTTGCCGTCCGCAGTCGCATAGGCCGGCATCCCGTACCAGGTCTTCGGCAAGAGCCCCGGTGCATTCGCCGTGGCAACGACGTGCACCCGCTCGGCGATCAGACGATCCTCCGGTGTCATCTTTGCGATGCTCTCGAGGACGGCCTGCAGGCCATCGGCCTTCTTGGCACCCTGCTTTCCTTCGGCGCGCAATTCCGCGGCGCGCTGCTTGATTGCGGCGTGCTCCGCCGGAGAAAAGCCAGTGGATTCGGATGTTGCGTTCGTGATTGGCATTTTCGTTCTCCCCTTTGAGGTTCGCGGTGCTGGTGGCCGCCTTCCAGGAACAGGCTATGCCCGCACCGCACCGCGGCGCTTCTTCATTCCTGCTCGGCACCGTCAGGTCCGTTGCAGCGTTGCTCCGTCATTGGGAGCGTGGAACGCCAAACGTGACGATGGACTGCAGACCCGTTCGTAGCTTTTCCAGGACGTACCGCTCGTGCGGAACAAGCGCCCCGGGAAGGTCGTCAAGATCAAACCACGCCAAAGCTGCCGATTTGTCCGGTTCCATGATCCGAGGCTCGCCGAACAGGCCTCACAGCTGAAGAAGAAATCAACGCGTGCTTCCGCGGGACGGTG
This genomic stretch from Arthrobacter dokdonellae harbors:
- a CDS encoding FUSC family protein, whose product is MTTLTRFRHSGSALAHSLSPTAWRSTFAMRPADAIFAPAMKVGIAAALVLVGGGLLGQGQLAGVASLGALASAFGRYQPYPRLARILAMVAAALLISGGAGAFMGAAGVPIALQIVALSLLAGIAAHLFSAFGITGPGAVILVFAASAGSGYAHTFDAVPQVIAAIAAGAAVGWLVAMAPVLVAPMGPARLAVARAIASVLRLGTDRLGTDRLGTDDAGTRPGAAAVPLRLARESVALSAGAVRTGSRRALRLQREADALNQLLDEASSARTLGGPGRAAALERLARHESELRRTWRTPAVAASAAAGGHAAPHGFVAAAGGRIGSREGRSRALRMAAASALSGWAAVGLGLEHPLWASMGAVAALQGLNYSVTVQRGIQRLLGNVAGAVLALALLSVPLGFWPSVALVVAFQMLAELLVLTNYTLTTIAVTPMALIMTGLGSHLGPDAAVSRVADTLVGVVAGVLVAALSIPLSDRAHLAHREPAG
- a CDS encoding LLM class flavin-dependent oxidoreductase; its protein translation is MTLPLSILDLAHIGDDGIAASFSASVELAQKAEGWGYTRIWFAEHHNMPSIASSATSVLIAHVAAHTESIRLGAGGIMLPNHSPLQIAEQFGTLETLHPGRIDLGLGRAPGSDQNTMRALRRDPSAADTFPQDVQELQAYFAGQTRIPGVNAYPGKDTNVPLYILGSSLFGARLAAALGLPYSFASHFAPQALEDAVRIYRREFRPSEALAEPYVIAGVNAIVADTQEEADALFLTAKRRRVASMVGRGRTFTDAEMDLLLDSPAGQQVLNMMRYSAVGTPAVAREYLEAFAEKAGADELIVATQVTGRAAWIRSFELLAGVMDLAPVA
- a CDS encoding FAD-dependent oxidoreductase, with amino-acid sequence MLDVVIIGAGQAGLSAAYYLARHGLIPERDFVVLDANSGPGGAWRHRWPSLTLGAAHAIHDLPGMKMGPADTGEPASAVVERYYGRYEEAFGLPIHRPVNVRAVRPQELNDDGAPGPVPGSPLTVETDRGDYASRLIINATGTWDKPHWPHYPGLETFTGRQLHTHDFQAASDFAGRRVLVVGAGTSAVQFLLQLSAEGVETAWSTRRPPAFTTREFNPDWGREVERRVNERTAAGLPPLSVVGVTGLPLTPKYQNGIAAGTLVTRGPLRRLAPDAAFFEDGTRFAADTILWATGFRAALDHLSPLKLREPGGGIVMDGVKVAREPRLLLVGYGASASTLGANRAGRAAALAAIDQLSVPTPA
- a CDS encoding DUF2809 domain-containing protein, with the translated sequence MPLPTSVKSRRTAILIAAGAPAFSAAVELFQLTDVPARLAAVFPASRLVLGTTFAVPDRVA
- a CDS encoding transketolase C-terminal domain-containing protein; this encodes MDLRSLRPLDRETVCASVRKTSRAVVLDDDWLSHGVGAEISATLMEGFFDYLDAPVRRVAAAEVPLPYAKPLELAALPNANDLIRVIRELLDATRFRPQAAGAIATDVR
- a CDS encoding biotin/lipoyl-containing protein — encoded protein: MPEVVMPRLSDTMAEGVLSRWLKKEGDAVRHGDVIGEIDTDKATMELESFDDGILEKLLVPEGTTVAIGQPPAVIGDGSGRPQPAAPAPAGRTVKGRPLRAARTHSRPSRRRPPRTRWRSR
- a CDS encoding dihydrofolate reductase family protein, with amino-acid sequence MRPLRYSINVTLDGCCDHRAGIPDEELHRHAAESIARADALLFGRVTYQMMEDAWRAPWRPGTMPEWMESFARTIDTAKKYVVSSSLDRVDWNAELVRGDLETSVRELKQESGNGLFTGGVHLPMALAELGLIDEYEFVVHPRLVGHGPSLFAGLSKPLDLELVDRLEYGSGAVAMRYEPRR
- a CDS encoding iron chaperone; the encoded protein is MGTVGTYLSTIEDADRAALERVYAIASEIVPEAEEGTSYAMAALLYRGKGLIAVVQARKFLSIYPFSGAVIAANSEVLAGFETTTGSIHFSAEHQLPDAALRRIVEARRAEIDAKSR
- a CDS encoding iron chaperone encodes the protein MPITNATSESTGFSPAEHAAIKQRAAELRAEGKQGAKKADGLQAVLESIAKMTPEDRLIAERVHVVATANAPGLLPKTWYGMPAYATADGKVVFCFKNAGKFNTRYSTIEFQEAARLDDGEIWPVSYALQTWSPTVEQKIAELVKASVS